In Chryseobacterium shigense, the following proteins share a genomic window:
- a CDS encoding N-acetylmuramoyl-L-alanine amidase, protein MRKTLYIIGLSTFVFSCTSQQNVKKTAYKPKTPVSQAKPAVKTPVAEAAKPKITNDHGAEFFTVNLADPKNNDNTASYGSIVSAKPAGYKVVKTYFPAIGQNFRQRYLILHYTALADDKSITVLTQQGVSAHYLVNNTGDNEIYQLVDENKRSYHAGVSNWRNDKNLNDTSIGIEIVNTGYTADATGKKIFVPFSDDQVKKVAALAKDIVNRYQIPATNVLAHSDIAPTRKQDPGPMFPWKKLYDEYQIGMWYDEAAKQSFLDLAQTDFATRYSEPSFIFLIQTALQKFGYYLDLSGKWDDGTKKTIEAFQYHFRPQNYDGIMDAETWAILQALNQKYPAK, encoded by the coding sequence ATGCGTAAGACATTATATATCATCGGATTAAGTACTTTTGTTTTTTCATGTACTTCCCAGCAAAATGTAAAGAAAACCGCTTACAAGCCAAAAACCCCGGTATCACAGGCAAAACCGGCAGTTAAAACCCCGGTAGCCGAAGCCGCGAAACCTAAAATTACCAATGATCACGGAGCAGAATTTTTTACAGTCAATCTTGCTGATCCTAAAAATAATGATAATACAGCCAGTTATGGCTCCATTGTGTCAGCAAAACCGGCAGGATATAAAGTAGTGAAAACCTATTTTCCTGCTATTGGGCAAAACTTCAGACAGCGTTACCTTATCCTGCATTATACAGCACTTGCTGATGACAAATCCATTACAGTTCTTACCCAACAGGGAGTAAGTGCACATTACCTGGTAAATAATACAGGAGACAACGAGATCTATCAGTTGGTGGATGAGAACAAACGTTCCTATCACGCAGGAGTAAGCAATTGGAGAAATGATAAAAACCTTAACGATACATCCATAGGAATTGAGATTGTTAATACAGGTTATACGGCAGATGCCACAGGAAAAAAAATATTTGTCCCTTTTAGCGATGATCAGGTGAAAAAAGTGGCTGCACTGGCTAAAGATATTGTAAACAGATACCAGATTCCGGCAACCAATGTACTTGCCCATTCAGATATTGCCCCTACAAGAAAGCAGGATCCGGGGCCTATGTTTCCCTGGAAAAAGCTTTATGACGAATACCAGATTGGAATGTGGTACGATGAAGCTGCAAAACAAAGCTTTCTTGATTTAGCGCAGACAGACTTTGCCACGAGATACAGTGAACCATCCTTTATTTTTCTGATCCAGACTGCATTGCAGAAATTCGGATATTATCTGGATCTGAGCGGAAAATGGGATGATGGTACCAAAAAAACAATTGAAGCCTTTCAATATCATTTCCGTCCGCAGAATTATGACGGAATTATGGATGCCGAAACATGGGCAATTCTCCAGGCTTTAAATCAAAAATATCCAGCGAAATAA
- a CDS encoding beta strand repeat-containing protein: MSVLINAQNPGGVTNVQLWYKANAGITPVGSNVQTWSNSAPSSTYTLAQQSATAATTLPAYNTSQINFNPSVRFDGVDDRLVTTTTVPQTVTTAAAAPYTTSQYVVYRNIGTNARPLYNHSNGGGSAWNVGAITNGAMYITNRYVSTSTPAVNEIRLQELDGSTSAATSYLNGASVSSVLNNGIGNAGAQSFWIGGESGLTNVNADIAEVVIYNINQTAANRTHIESYLCLKYGMTKSGNYTTPGTASTYWSSATNTGFNNNITGIGRDDNSALYQKQSMSINSGQQVLIGLTGMANTNASNTGTLTDQQYLVVGDNGSAKAPSVPINGITGVNYRFGAVWKVQNTGSVGTVRVMWPQGLSNIKLIQNNLDPTFSVGNTFVDMSANTQTINGVIYNYADVTLADGQYFTLAAFVQAPGGVISSLQIWNRADFGTNTTAEGGTVTSWNNSALPGGQLQALSGFTSHTASSTYLNQGGNFNPTVRMIQGAGLGMLNAFSSTATTLGTAGSFYNVSKAGAGGTVTTGYNVQMNVSNATLSTVGSPEAEIGSYINSSTSAGIFRWSQSVNVSNLFTPSTYNILGWAYTTSLSSGTFPYKINGKSVTASYAPSAFTGRNFHLNTDTDGGLERGGNDYQEVIGYERQVTPAEQSRIESYLAVKYGITIDQTTATNYVATDGTTIWNATTNSAYNQNIAGIGRDDNTALNQKQSQSINSNTSQVIIGIGGTLANTNALNTNSFPTDRQYLMWGDNGLARSLSVIITGISGINLRFAAIWKAQNTTSVGTVRVLWPQGITNMKLLQSSDAIFDSSDTVTNMTSTQVVNGITYNYADVTLANGQYFTFAGFINAPAGVAAGLGYWYDAGVTATLTNWSDRVNGFTISKNGTGAIVLSNGDTNSNYNPFYTFSATDFAHFTGVINPVALGRLHTTFAVGAKSGDINAFYSHIFRFGNDPTSGTIHRYGLGINTSNNYSSLHYINSGGTIDRQNTNFSAILNKMTLIGGQVSSVVSGNNKQVGYNGSFSTFSDDITADVYANMQIGGSIYGFAGRIPEVVYYNASLSTQDRDKVDSYFAIKYGITLIQPQNYLNSDATIVWNSSTNTAFNNNIFGVARDVIGNLDQKVSHSINDNSILTASTVNDFTSPNSTVSRTSLADKGFMMFGDNNIHTGTTVVNPVNCPALADGLERINKTWLVQETGTVGAAYFEVDLSSYNINSEISLYFADDSGFTTNTGISPAVSVSGGKAVFYYNFKNGQYFTVVGKVGPIACQTCTGGKQTLQNAQAWFNGGTTGMNTNTLSNVPLTGTAPASGALSADISATYPSGVEWIPTLFPRMFGKWTQLSRYDNLSGAAGKVSYTVNLKDVSGSKAAKASFQIAGITKLAGQTAVVKVIGYCGANQVIPKMNYAYNSTPALNSILRRYTIDSATGTATGTQPYLDYLDYATVNVDFEKPVEKIVIEWTINREQVFSKVDFLYIGDMSFVCANPIEPTPDNVSIIASYIESQLPTCEDATLKLNIKNNNCTSKTIDINNTLPGGLQYVAASYVGLGTEAPTYAGQNFLLNDLTVPSGDSYIYIKVRPSGAGTYATHFNYTVDGGINNPNPYRSDDDSGTAGYQDTSITYTASPVIAKPTVTKSVNRCFGTSSTELEYTVNITNNDTNPITSVEFMDNLDAAQTYITGSLVQTNFTANGTATFNGGLVYISGMSIAPGQTAVVKFKVNTNTSASMAYTDVDGSKFFYNQASVSVDPQSQCGAANSVASNLLKVLACTYCTKDPNTSPADTFTKIGITIQTKQSGWPENLPNGAVALESKTKGFVITRTQSSLIVNPVEGMLIYDTTDKCMKLYNGTSWNCVVRSCNE, from the coding sequence ATGAGTGTGCTCATTAACGCCCAAAATCCCGGTGGGGTAACCAATGTACAACTGTGGTATAAGGCCAATGCCGGAATCACGCCTGTAGGAAGCAATGTGCAGACATGGAGTAACAGTGCACCATCAAGTACATACACTCTGGCCCAGCAGAGCGCTACTGCTGCAACTACCCTGCCCGCATACAATACAAGCCAGATTAACTTCAACCCATCAGTAAGATTTGATGGTGTAGATGACCGCCTGGTTACAACCACTACCGTCCCTCAAACGGTAACCACTGCTGCGGCAGCTCCTTATACCACCTCACAGTATGTTGTATATAGGAATATAGGTACTAATGCCAGACCACTTTACAATCATTCTAACGGTGGCGGCAGTGCCTGGAATGTAGGAGCAATTACAAATGGGGCAATGTACATCACCAACAGGTATGTTTCTACATCTACCCCTGCAGTCAATGAAATCCGATTACAGGAATTAGACGGAAGCACAAGTGCGGCAACATCCTACCTGAACGGAGCTTCGGTATCTTCAGTACTCAACAATGGCATCGGTAACGCCGGAGCACAAAGTTTCTGGATTGGAGGAGAAAGTGGTCTTACAAACGTAAATGCAGATATAGCTGAAGTTGTGATTTACAACATCAACCAAACTGCAGCAAACCGTACCCACATAGAGAGTTATCTCTGTCTGAAATACGGGATGACAAAATCCGGGAATTATACAACTCCGGGAACCGCATCCACCTACTGGAGTTCTGCAACCAACACCGGCTTTAATAATAACATTACCGGTATCGGAAGGGATGATAACTCTGCCCTTTACCAAAAGCAATCCATGAGTATCAATTCCGGACAACAGGTTCTGATTGGGCTTACAGGCATGGCCAACACCAATGCTTCCAATACCGGAACATTGACGGATCAGCAGTATCTCGTGGTTGGAGACAACGGATCGGCAAAAGCGCCTTCAGTACCAATTAATGGTATTACCGGGGTCAATTACCGGTTCGGAGCTGTATGGAAAGTTCAGAATACAGGATCTGTTGGAACTGTAAGAGTAATGTGGCCGCAGGGTCTATCCAATATCAAGCTGATTCAAAACAACCTGGATCCCACTTTTTCCGTGGGTAATACCTTTGTTGATATGTCTGCCAACACACAGACCATCAATGGGGTTATTTATAATTATGCTGATGTAACGCTTGCCGATGGACAATATTTTACTTTGGCAGCTTTTGTACAAGCTCCCGGTGGTGTCATCAGCAGTCTTCAGATTTGGAACAGAGCAGATTTTGGAACCAATACAACTGCTGAAGGCGGTACAGTAACATCATGGAATAATTCAGCATTGCCGGGCGGACAGCTTCAGGCACTGTCAGGATTTACCAGTCATACAGCCAGCTCTACCTATCTGAACCAGGGAGGAAACTTCAACCCAACAGTAAGAATGATTCAGGGAGCAGGTTTAGGAATGCTCAATGCCTTTTCCTCAACTGCAACCACATTAGGGACAGCAGGAAGCTTTTACAATGTTTCTAAAGCAGGAGCAGGAGGAACAGTGACTACAGGCTATAACGTACAGATGAATGTCAGTAACGCAACATTAAGTACTGTTGGCTCACCTGAGGCTGAAATAGGAAGCTATATCAACAGTTCCACTTCAGCAGGAATATTCAGATGGAGCCAGAGTGTAAATGTCAGCAACTTATTTACTCCATCTACTTATAACATTTTAGGCTGGGCTTATACTACAAGTCTCAGCAGCGGTACTTTTCCATATAAAATAAATGGAAAATCCGTAACAGCCAGTTATGCCCCATCTGCATTTACCGGTAGAAACTTTCACCTGAATACGGATACCGATGGTGGTTTGGAAAGAGGCGGAAATGATTATCAGGAAGTCATAGGCTATGAAAGACAGGTAACTCCAGCTGAACAAAGCAGGATTGAAAGTTATTTGGCCGTGAAATATGGCATTACGATAGATCAGACTACAGCAACAAACTATGTTGCTACGGACGGTACTACAATATGGAATGCCACAACCAACTCTGCTTATAACCAAAATATTGCAGGTATTGGCCGTGATGACAATACAGCTTTGAACCAGAAGCAGTCCCAAAGTATCAATTCCAATACTTCCCAGGTGATCATAGGAATCGGTGGAACATTAGCCAATACCAATGCTTTAAATACCAACAGCTTCCCAACTGACAGACAGTATCTGATGTGGGGAGATAACGGTTTGGCACGATCATTATCTGTAATTATTACAGGAATTTCCGGTATCAATCTGCGCTTTGCAGCGATCTGGAAAGCACAGAATACTACTTCTGTAGGTACGGTAAGGGTATTGTGGCCTCAAGGCATTACCAATATGAAACTGCTTCAGAGTTCTGATGCAATTTTTGACAGTTCGGATACAGTTACCAATATGACTTCCACACAGGTTGTTAACGGGATAACTTACAATTATGCAGATGTAACTTTAGCCAATGGTCAGTATTTTACTTTTGCAGGCTTCATCAATGCTCCTGCAGGTGTTGCAGCAGGATTGGGATATTGGTATGATGCAGGCGTTACAGCTACCTTAACTAATTGGTCTGACAGGGTAAACGGCTTTACCATCAGTAAGAATGGGACAGGAGCAATTGTATTATCCAATGGTGATACAAACAGTAACTATAATCCATTCTATACATTTTCCGCAACAGACTTTGCACACTTTACAGGAGTTATAAATCCGGTTGCTTTAGGCAGACTGCATACAACTTTTGCTGTAGGAGCAAAATCAGGGGATATTAATGCTTTTTACAGTCATATCTTCAGATTTGGAAATGACCCTACAAGTGGAACTATTCACAGATATGGTTTAGGTATTAATACTTCGAATAATTATTCATCCCTACATTATATTAATAGCGGAGGTACAATAGACAGACAAAATACCAATTTCAGCGCTATTTTAAATAAAATGACTCTAATTGGGGGCCAGGTAAGCTCAGTGGTCAGCGGCAATAACAAGCAGGTGGGCTATAATGGTAGTTTCAGTACTTTTTCAGATGATATAACAGCTGATGTTTATGCCAATATGCAAATAGGCGGAAGTATTTACGGTTTCGCAGGAAGAATTCCGGAGGTTGTCTATTATAATGCCAGTTTATCAACACAGGACAGAGACAAAGTAGATTCCTATTTTGCCATAAAATACGGTATTACATTGATACAGCCGCAGAATTACCTTAATTCTGATGCAACTATTGTCTGGAATTCATCTACCAATACTGCATTCAATAACAACATCTTCGGTGTTGCGAGAGATGTAATCGGTAACCTGGATCAGAAAGTATCTCACAGTATCAATGACAACAGTATACTTACTGCATCAACCGTTAATGATTTTACATCACCTAACTCTACTGTAAGCAGAACATCGCTTGCCGACAAAGGTTTCATGATGTTTGGTGATAATAATATCCATACGGGTACTACAGTGGTAAATCCTGTTAACTGCCCTGCTTTGGCGGACGGCCTTGAAAGAATCAACAAAACATGGCTGGTTCAGGAAACCGGTACTGTAGGTGCTGCTTATTTTGAAGTTGATTTATCATCTTACAATATCAACAGTGAAATATCTTTATATTTTGCTGATGACAGCGGATTTACCACCAATACAGGCATCTCTCCTGCTGTCAGCGTTTCCGGAGGTAAAGCAGTATTTTATTACAACTTTAAAAACGGACAGTATTTTACAGTAGTAGGTAAAGTGGGCCCTATTGCCTGCCAGACTTGTACCGGAGGAAAACAAACCCTGCAGAATGCACAAGCCTGGTTCAACGGAGGTACCACAGGTATGAACACCAATACTTTAAGCAACGTACCATTGACAGGAACCGCTCCTGCAAGCGGCGCATTATCAGCAGATATCAGTGCTACCTACCCTTCAGGCGTTGAATGGATACCAACTCTATTCCCCAGAATGTTTGGTAAATGGACACAATTGTCAAGATACGACAACCTGAGCGGTGCTGCAGGAAAAGTATCCTATACGGTAAATTTAAAAGACGTAAGCGGCAGCAAGGCAGCAAAAGCAAGCTTCCAGATTGCAGGTATCACTAAACTGGCAGGTCAGACTGCTGTTGTAAAAGTAATTGGATATTGTGGTGCCAATCAGGTTATTCCAAAAATGAATTACGCTTACAATTCAACCCCTGCTCTTAACAGTATTCTGAGAAGATACACTATTGACTCAGCTACAGGTACAGCAACAGGAACCCAACCGTATTTAGACTATCTTGATTATGCAACCGTAAATGTAGATTTTGAAAAACCTGTTGAAAAAATTGTGATAGAATGGACGATTAACAGGGAACAGGTATTCAGTAAAGTGGATTTCCTTTATATTGGTGATATGTCATTTGTTTGTGCCAATCCTATTGAACCGACTCCGGACAACGTAAGTATTATCGCTTCCTATATTGAAAGCCAGTTACCAACCTGTGAGGATGCAACATTGAAGTTGAACATCAAAAACAATAACTGTACTTCCAAAACAATTGATATCAATAATACTTTACCTGGAGGATTGCAGTATGTTGCAGCCAGCTATGTAGGACTTGGAACAGAAGCACCTACCTATGCAGGACAAAATTTCTTACTGAATGACCTTACAGTGCCTTCGGGAGATTCTTACATTTACATAAAAGTAAGACCTTCAGGAGCCGGAACCTACGCAACCCACTTCAATTATACTGTAGACGGAGGAATCAACAATCCGAACCCTTACAGAAGTGATGACGACAGCGGCACTGCAGGTTACCAGGATACAAGCATTACTTATACTGCAAGCCCTGTAATTGCGAAACCAACGGTAACAAAATCTGTGAACAGATGCTTCGGAACCTCTTCAACAGAACTGGAATACACGGTCAATATCACGAATAATGATACCAATCCTATTACCAGCGTTGAATTCATGGATAACCTTGATGCTGCGCAGACTTACATAACCGGTTCTTTGGTTCAGACCAATTTTACGGCTAACGGAACAGCCACCTTCAACGGAGGACTGGTGTACATTTCAGGAATGAGTATAGCACCGGGACAGACTGCTGTTGTTAAATTTAAAGTTAACACCAACACTTCCGCTTCAATGGCTTATACTGATGTAGACGGAAGCAAGTTCTTCTACAACCAGGCATCTGTTTCAGTAGATCCTCAGTCTCAGTGTGGAGCAGCAAATTCTGTAGCTTCCAATCTGCTAAAAGTACTTGCATGTACTTACTGTACAAAAGATCCGAATACCTCTCCTGCCGATACGTTTACCAAAATAGGTATTACAATCCAGACCAAGCAAAGCGGATGGCCGGAAAATCTTCCGAACGGTGCGGTAGCCCTGGAATCCAAAACAAAAGGTTTCGTCATCACACGTACCCAGAGTTCTCTGATTGTCAACCCGGTAGAAGGTATGCTTATCTATGACACAACAGATAAATGTATGAAGCTTTATAACGGAACCAGCTGGAACTGTGTAGTGAGAAGCTGTAACGAATGA
- the aspA gene encoding aspartate ammonia-lyase, whose product MENFRKESDLLGELNVPADAYYGVQTQRAINNFKISGQLLSSYPDFIKGLAFVKKAAAKTNYELGLLDENLYFKIAEACDEIVAGKYHEQFPVDMIQGGAGTSINMNANEVIANIVLEKLGKKKGEYEFCSPNDHINLSQSTNDAYPTAIKMGLLQMNIGLVERLEKIVEAFRAKGKEFHDVIKMGRTQLQDAVPMTLGQEFEAYAATLEEDISKLNNNASLFVEVNMGATAIGTGLNAPVGYATLCAKNLAQITGFPVISAPDLVEATPDTGSYVIYSSATKRLAVKLSKICNDLRLLSSGPRAGLFEINLPPMQPGSSIMPGKVNPVIPEVVNQVCFKVFGNDLTVTFAAEAGQLQLNVMEPVLSHAIMENINFLCNALDTLREKCVTGITANKEVCLNMVKHSIGIVTALNPYIGYKKSTEIAKEALETGNSVYNLVLEKGILSQEKLDEILDPKNMLKPHNK is encoded by the coding sequence ATGGAAAATTTCAGAAAAGAAAGTGACCTGTTAGGCGAACTTAATGTGCCTGCAGATGCTTATTACGGGGTGCAGACGCAAAGAGCGATCAATAATTTTAAGATCTCAGGACAGCTTTTGTCCTCATATCCGGACTTTATCAAAGGTCTGGCCTTTGTGAAAAAAGCAGCCGCAAAAACCAATTATGAACTGGGATTGCTTGATGAAAATTTATATTTCAAAATAGCAGAAGCATGTGATGAAATTGTAGCAGGAAAATACCACGAACAGTTTCCTGTAGATATGATTCAGGGAGGAGCCGGAACTTCAATCAATATGAATGCGAATGAAGTAATAGCCAACATCGTGTTGGAAAAACTGGGAAAAAAGAAAGGCGAATATGAATTCTGTTCACCAAACGACCATATCAATCTTTCCCAATCAACTAATGATGCATATCCTACAGCAATCAAAATGGGACTTCTGCAAATGAATATCGGGCTGGTTGAACGGCTTGAAAAAATTGTTGAAGCTTTCCGTGCCAAAGGAAAAGAGTTCCATGATGTAATCAAAATGGGGCGTACCCAGCTTCAGGACGCCGTTCCGATGACCTTAGGACAGGAATTTGAAGCATATGCCGCCACTCTGGAAGAAGATATTTCCAAATTAAATAATAACGCCAGCCTTTTCGTAGAAGTTAATATGGGAGCCACAGCTATCGGGACAGGACTGAATGCTCCGGTAGGCTATGCAACCCTTTGTGCCAAAAACCTGGCCCAGATTACAGGTTTTCCGGTTATCTCTGCACCGGACCTCGTTGAAGCAACACCGGATACAGGTTCTTACGTGATTTATTCCTCAGCTACAAAACGTCTTGCTGTAAAGCTTTCAAAGATCTGTAATGATCTGAGACTGCTTTCCTCGGGACCAAGAGCAGGTTTATTTGAGATCAATCTTCCTCCGATGCAGCCGGGATCATCCATTATGCCCGGAAAAGTAAACCCTGTTATCCCGGAAGTGGTGAACCAGGTATGTTTTAAAGTATTCGGAAATGATCTTACGGTAACTTTTGCTGCGGAAGCAGGGCAATTACAGCTTAACGTAATGGAACCGGTACTTTCTCACGCGATTATGGAAAACATCAATTTCCTTTGCAATGCCCTGGATACTCTTCGTGAAAAATGCGTTACAGGAATTACTGCTAACAAAGAAGTATGCCTGAATATGGTAAAACACAGCATCGGTATTGTAACAGCTCTTAACCCGTACATCGGGTACAAAAAATCTACGGAGATTGCAAAAGAAGCTTTGGAAACCGGAAACAGCGTTTATAATCTTGTTTTGGAAAAAGGAATTCTTTCCCAGGAAAAACTGGATGAAATTCTTGATCCTAAAAATATGCTGAAACCGCATAACAAATAA
- a CDS encoding glycosyltransferase: MRFLIIIPAHNEEENLPFTLDSLQQQSFKDFKTVIVNDGSTDKTPEVIRKYTETDSRFETVDLQKSAHQPGSKVVNAFKNGLKTQNKDEFDVICKFDADIILSENYLETVENAFKNNPEYGLVGGLLYIEKEGKWIYEGNSNKTHVRGPMKAYRKECFIQIGGLRETLGWDNIDSILLENLGWKEIVIPELQVKLIKVKGADYTIRPADYYGRYFYFLGLNRFLAYTASAKEAAKSKSVSFFFKIIKAYETCKTNNLELKISKEEQKTINNKRWKMLKKKWLKM, translated from the coding sequence GTGAGGTTTTTAATTATAATTCCTGCACATAACGAAGAAGAAAATCTTCCGTTCACACTGGATTCTTTACAGCAGCAAAGCTTTAAAGATTTCAAAACTGTGATTGTTAATGATGGTTCTACGGATAAAACACCGGAGGTTATCAGAAAATATACAGAAACAGATTCCCGTTTTGAAACAGTAGATCTTCAGAAATCTGCCCATCAGCCGGGCTCTAAAGTAGTGAATGCGTTCAAAAACGGTTTAAAGACCCAAAATAAGGATGAATTTGATGTCATCTGTAAATTTGATGCAGATATTATCCTGTCTGAAAACTATCTGGAAACAGTAGAAAATGCCTTTAAAAATAATCCTGAATATGGGCTTGTTGGCGGCTTACTCTACATAGAAAAAGAGGGAAAATGGATATATGAAGGGAATTCAAATAAAACCCATGTAAGAGGCCCAATGAAAGCTTACCGTAAAGAATGCTTCATTCAGATTGGAGGATTGCGGGAAACATTAGGCTGGGATAATATTGACTCTATTCTTTTGGAAAACCTGGGGTGGAAAGAAATCGTTATTCCTGAATTGCAGGTAAAACTCATTAAGGTGAAAGGCGCAGATTATACAATAAGACCTGCAGACTATTACGGCAGGTATTTTTACTTTTTAGGACTGAACAGGTTTCTTGCTTACACAGCCTCTGCAAAAGAAGCTGCAAAAAGTAAATCCGTTTCGTTTTTCTTTAAGATCATCAAAGCCTATGAAACCTGCAAAACAAACAACCTTGAGCTGAAGATATCAAAAGAAGAGCAAAAAACCATTAATAACAAACGATGGAAAATGCTGAAAAAAAAGTGGCTGAAAATGTAA
- a CDS encoding transposase gives MVNKRVVECEVEVLRICKFFNCTEDEVLEMYNSKSLDSEILLKWSKILEYDFFRFYSQNLIFYSPASPGIKKRKKKADSQMPYFRKNIYTKEVINFILETIEKGEKTKSQVVNEYNIPKTTLYKWIEKSKK, from the coding sequence ATGGTCAATAAACGCGTAGTGGAATGCGAGGTTGAAGTGCTGCGGATCTGTAAATTTTTCAACTGCACGGAGGATGAGGTTTTAGAAATGTATAATTCCAAAAGCCTGGATTCTGAAATTCTTTTGAAATGGAGTAAGATTTTAGAATATGATTTTTTCAGATTCTATTCCCAAAACCTGATCTTTTACTCTCCAGCTTCGCCGGGTATCAAAAAAAGGAAAAAGAAAGCAGATTCACAGATGCCCTATTTCCGTAAAAATATTTACACCAAAGAGGTAATCAATTTTATACTCGAAACGATTGAAAAAGGTGAAAAGACCAAAAGCCAGGTCGTTAATGAATATAATATTCCCAAAACAACTTTATACAAATGGATAGAGAAAAGCAAAAAATAA
- a CDS encoding helix-turn-helix domain-containing protein, with translation MVVDNEFMNGSVDALKRKLISQYVYLMSGILLTYSLVFYFVIKDSFFAACTLAYSVFLFYTFMIIRKNYNIKMLVHLYIAYAPLFAGFIMLDFWKYSAATAMWLLPVPLGAHIFLGKKYIYIYTLYILLIIAAVSILTKMFVFDYFSLNDVKVIVISDTFVGVSNIAVFGLLLYYNEKIRKAEIEKNIFTRMGFSGEDKQPEPAETTVEKDKAAYADNESIEKYALLFSEVQEIVENKAYYKDVGFTISQLSNILKSNNLYISKSIKLNGFSNFNHYLNICRIENVKKLLEENDISRVTLMYIYTESGFSNQSTFNRVFKQIEGVTPSEYITALNQKKNDTSTL, from the coding sequence ATGGTAGTTGATAACGAATTTATGAATGGATCTGTGGATGCATTAAAGAGAAAACTCATCTCACAGTACGTATATTTAATGTCGGGCATACTGCTTACTTACTCTTTAGTATTCTACTTTGTTATTAAAGATTCTTTTTTTGCAGCCTGCACACTTGCCTATTCCGTGTTTTTATTTTATACGTTTATGATTATCCGTAAAAATTATAATATAAAAATGCTGGTGCATCTGTATATTGCCTATGCACCTTTATTTGCCGGATTTATCATGCTGGACTTCTGGAAATATTCTGCCGCCACTGCCATGTGGCTGCTGCCCGTACCGCTTGGGGCTCATATTTTTCTGGGTAAAAAATATATTTATATCTATACACTTTATATTTTATTGATTATAGCAGCTGTAAGCATCCTTACCAAGATGTTTGTTTTTGATTATTTCAGCCTGAATGATGTAAAGGTCATTGTAATCTCAGATACTTTTGTAGGAGTCTCTAATATTGCTGTATTCGGTCTTTTGCTTTACTACAATGAAAAAATAAGAAAAGCGGAGATAGAGAAAAACATTTTTACCAGGATGGGCTTTTCCGGAGAGGATAAACAGCCTGAGCCCGCTGAAACTACTGTGGAAAAAGATAAAGCTGCCTATGCTGATAATGAAAGTATAGAGAAATATGCTCTTTTATTTAGCGAAGTGCAGGAAATTGTAGAAAATAAGGCTTATTATAAAGATGTGGGCTTTACAATTTCCCAGTTATCTAATATTTTGAAATCCAATAACCTGTACATATCCAAATCAATTAAATTAAACGGATTTTCAAATTTCAACCATTATCTAAATATCTGCCGGATAGAGAATGTAAAAAAGCTTCTTGAAGAAAATGACATCAGCAGGGTAACTCTCATGTATATCTATACGGAGTCGGGCTTTTCCAATCAGTCTACTTTTAACCGGGTATTTAAACAGATTGAAGGAGTAACCCCATCAGAATATATAACGGCTTTAAATCAGAAAAAAAATGATACCTCAACGCTCTGA